In Clostridium sp. JN-1, one genomic interval encodes:
- a CDS encoding CPBP family intramembrane glutamic endopeptidase: MIKLDIIKDVLVFLLVYIPPLIIFARFWREKNRSTIILIVITLFYIVGSMFTQNLLPFILVAFDIRYIKASGMYITNETIQYKRTISNRLKFDCERFKFGGKNFNVLFALKFAAISYIISMFIFIIETMLLLKVKVQLPEQEVVYWMTNMPLRKFIIIIPVIIIFAPVVEEFVFRWLFFEKIFKDRIGIYLAALLSSLIFGFAHFNLMSFPILVWIGIYNCYLIDKKGYWYSVFNHFTFNFMTTIALLIDKI; encoded by the coding sequence GTGATAAAATTAGATATTATAAAAGATGTACTTGTATTTTTATTAGTATATATCCCGCCGCTCATTATCTTTGCTAGGTTTTGGAGGGAGAAGAATAGAAGTACAATTATATTAATTGTAATAACGTTATTTTATATAGTTGGATCTATGTTTACACAAAATTTGCTGCCTTTTATACTTGTAGCATTTGATATTAGATATATTAAGGCTTCAGGTATGTATATTACAAATGAAACGATTCAATACAAGAGAACTATAAGTAATAGATTAAAATTCGACTGCGAAAGATTTAAATTTGGAGGAAAAAACTTTAACGTATTGTTTGCCTTGAAATTTGCTGCTATTTCGTACATTATATCGATGTTTATATTTATTATTGAAACTATGTTACTTTTAAAGGTTAAAGTACAGTTACCAGAGCAAGAAGTGGTTTATTGGATGACCAATATGCCGCTGCGAAAATTCATAATCATAATTCCCGTTATTATAATATTTGCACCTGTAGTTGAGGAATTTGTCTTTAGATGGCTGTTTTTTGAGAAGATATTTAAAGATAGAATAGGTATATACTTGGCTGCATTACTAAGCAGCCTCATATTTGGATTTGCACACTTTAATTTAATGTCATTTCCGATATTAGTGTGGATAGGTATATATAACTGCTATTTAATAGATAAAAAAGGATATTGGTATTCTGTATTTAATCATTTTACATTTAATTTTATGACAACTATTGCCCTTTTAATTGATAAAATTTAA
- the yihA gene encoding ribosome biogenesis GTP-binding protein YihA/YsxC, which produces MEIKQAEFITSAVSPSQYPKDNKIEIAFVGRSNVGKSSLINTLTNRRKLVKVSSTPGKTRLVNFFLINNNFYFVDLPGYGYAKVSKSEKQNWGKVIETYLNQREQLKRIILLVDCRHKPTQDDITMYNWIRYYGYDYTIVATKADKLKRSELAKNLKIIRESLNVDPEDKVFTFSSLKKQGKEELLDLFDEVIDCQN; this is translated from the coding sequence ATGGAAATAAAACAAGCAGAATTTATAACGTCGGCGGTATCACCAAGCCAATATCCTAAAGATAATAAAATAGAAATAGCATTTGTGGGCAGGTCTAATGTTGGAAAATCATCATTGATAAATACTTTGACTAATAGACGAAAGCTAGTCAAAGTAAGCAGTACTCCAGGCAAAACTAGGCTTGTAAATTTTTTTCTCATAAATAATAATTTTTATTTTGTTGATTTACCAGGATACGGTTATGCAAAAGTATCAAAGTCAGAGAAGCAAAATTGGGGGAAAGTAATAGAAACATATTTAAATCAAAGAGAGCAGCTTAAGAGGATAATACTCCTTGTAGATTGCAGGCATAAGCCAACACAAGATGATATTACTATGTATAATTGGATAAGATATTATGGATATGATTATACTATAGTTGCAACTAAAGCTGATAAATTAAAGAGAAGTGAGCTTGCAAAAAATTTAAAGATTATAAGAGAGTCTTTAAATGTAGATCCAGAAGATAAAGTATTTACTTTTTCCTCGTTAAAAAAACAAGGAAAAGAGGAACTTTTAGATTTATTTGATGAGGTTATAGATTGTCAAAATTAA
- the lon gene encoding endopeptidase La yields the protein MDNNKIESLPLIPLRGITIFPYMVLHFDVGREKSILALEQAMLENQRIFLSAQKEAKVEEPSQDDIFNIGTICNIKQILKLPGDTVRVLVEGQSRGKLQKYIEIDPFFKVEVEILEDEECEKDNKCEALVRSIKKFFNEYVKLSGNIPVETFIALDEIENPGRFADTVSSYLMLKQDKRQELIETYNIEDRLKKLLDLLINEVDILKIEKKIGINVKKKIDKVQRDYYLREQLKAIQEELGEEDEDKKEIARYKTKINKAKLPKAVKEKVLYELDRLKNSGSYATEGGVIRTYIDWVLALPWNKETKDNLDIKSAREVLEKEHYGLKDVKDRIIEYLAVKKVSNSLKGPILCLVGPPGVGKTSIAKSIAHALNRNFVRMSLGGVRDEAEIRGHRKTYVGAIPGRIIYGMRQAKSKNPLFLLDEIDKMSNDFRGDPADALLEVLDSEQNNTFRDHYLELDFDLSHVLFITTANTLETIPRPLLDRMELIEVSGYTSEEKFHIAKNHLIVKKLKEHQIDESKIKFSDSSIYFIIDNYTRESGVRSLERRISSVIRKAITEMLEKNKKNILITVTKVKSYLGPEIFSYDKVDKEDKIGVVTGMAWTGYGGDTLPIEVSVMPGTGKLELTGKLGDVMKESAKAGYSYVRANAQKYNIQEKFYKDKDLHIHVPEGAVPKDGPSAGVTMVTAMVSALSKRKVKHNVAMTGEITLTGRVLPIGGLKEKSLASYRAGIDTIIIPRENEKDLREIPKTVKNNVKYILADNIDNVLDNALVKD from the coding sequence ATGGATAATAATAAAATAGAAAGTCTTCCTCTAATTCCTCTAAGAGGTATTACAATATTTCCATATATGGTCTTACATTTTGATGTGGGTAGGGAAAAATCCATACTGGCTTTAGAACAGGCAATGCTTGAAAATCAGAGAATATTTTTGTCTGCTCAAAAAGAGGCGAAAGTTGAAGAACCAAGTCAAGATGATATATTTAATATAGGTACTATTTGTAATATAAAGCAAATTCTCAAATTACCAGGAGATACAGTGAGGGTTTTGGTCGAGGGGCAAAGTAGAGGAAAGTTACAAAAATATATTGAAATCGATCCTTTTTTTAAAGTTGAAGTTGAAATATTAGAGGATGAAGAATGCGAAAAAGATAATAAGTGTGAAGCACTTGTCCGCAGTATTAAAAAATTTTTTAATGAATATGTTAAACTATCAGGTAATATACCTGTAGAAACATTTATAGCATTAGATGAAATTGAAAATCCAGGAAGATTTGCCGATACAGTTAGTTCTTATCTCATGCTTAAACAGGATAAGAGACAAGAGCTTATAGAAACTTATAATATAGAAGATAGATTAAAAAAGCTTTTGGATCTACTTATAAATGAAGTAGATATTTTAAAAATTGAGAAAAAAATAGGTATAAATGTAAAAAAGAAAATAGATAAAGTTCAAAGAGATTACTACTTAAGGGAACAGCTAAAGGCTATTCAAGAAGAATTAGGTGAAGAAGATGAAGACAAAAAAGAGATAGCTAGATATAAAACTAAGATAAACAAGGCAAAATTACCTAAGGCTGTTAAGGAAAAGGTTCTATATGAATTAGATAGATTAAAAAATAGTGGAAGCTACGCTACTGAAGGTGGAGTTATAAGAACATATATTGATTGGGTACTTGCGCTTCCATGGAATAAAGAAACTAAAGATAATTTAGATATAAAGTCAGCAAGAGAAGTTCTTGAAAAGGAACACTATGGACTTAAGGATGTAAAGGATAGAATAATTGAATACCTTGCTGTAAAAAAAGTAAGTAATTCACTCAAAGGTCCTATATTATGTCTTGTTGGTCCTCCGGGAGTTGGAAAGACTTCTATAGCTAAGTCGATAGCACATGCACTTAATAGAAACTTTGTTAGGATGTCATTAGGAGGAGTTAGAGATGAAGCTGAAATAAGGGGACATAGGAAGACGTATGTTGGAGCTATCCCAGGAAGAATTATATATGGAATGAGGCAGGCAAAGTCTAAAAATCCTTTGTTTTTATTAGATGAAATTGATAAAATGAGTAATGATTTTAGGGGAGACCCTGCAGATGCATTACTTGAAGTATTAGACAGCGAACAAAATAATACTTTTAGAGATCATTACCTTGAGCTCGATTTTGATTTGTCACATGTTTTATTTATAACCACTGCAAATACTTTAGAGACTATACCAAGACCGCTGCTTGATAGAATGGAATTAATAGAAGTTTCAGGATATACGAGTGAAGAAAAATTTCATATAGCAAAGAATCATTTGATAGTTAAAAAGCTTAAGGAACATCAAATAGATGAAAGTAAAATTAAGTTTTCAGATTCATCAATATACTTTATTATAGACAATTACACTAGAGAATCTGGTGTTAGAAGCCTCGAAAGAAGGATATCTTCTGTTATAAGAAAAGCTATAACAGAAATGTTGGAAAAGAATAAAAAGAATATTCTCATAACTGTAACTAAAGTTAAAAGTTACTTGGGACCTGAAATATTCAGTTATGATAAAGTAGATAAAGAAGATAAAATTGGTGTTGTAACTGGAATGGCATGGACAGGATATGGTGGAGATACACTTCCAATAGAAGTGTCTGTTATGCCTGGAACTGGAAAATTGGAGCTAACAGGCAAACTTGGAGATGTTATGAAGGAATCCGCTAAGGCTGGATATAGTTATGTTAGGGCTAATGCACAAAAATATAATATACAAGAAAAGTTCTATAAAGATAAAGATCTTCATATACATGTACCTGAGGGTGCTGTTCCCAAAGATGGTCCATCAGCAGGTGTTACAATGGTAACAGCTATGGTTTCTGCGTTAAGTAAGAGAAAAGTAAAGCATAATGTAGCTATGACAGGTGAAATAACGCTAACTGGAAGGGTATTACCAATAGGAGGACTTAAGGAAAAAAGTTTGGCATCATATAGAGCTGGAATTGATACTATAATAATACCTAGAGAAAATGAAAAAGATTTGAGGGAAATACCAAAGACAGTTAAAAACAATGTTAAATATATACTAGCTGATAATATAGATAATGTATTAGATAATGCTCTAGTTAAGGATTAA